A region of Pseudomonas sp. Marseille-Q3773 DNA encodes the following proteins:
- a CDS encoding MFS transporter, producing the protein MNKNIQLTCSATAHAALEKPTRQRFVLLAILFLGISIAYLDRVNVAVIAANEQFLQDMGIAGDPVSIGLMMSAFLFAYGLANVLLSPLGDYLGPRKAMIAAYLIICAALLMGGLAASFGVLLASRVLLGVGEGLYYPMQNTLVKHWFPPAERGRANTVWLLGQSIAPALAMPVFTFFVSLYAWQSTFHLSFVLSLVPLVLITWLTADRPAMHRRVNVGERTYIEQALATAEPRKSEVGARLSAGGRGFLVDYRFWLLMLILASNSILSWGLLSWFPTYLKQARGFSWDSMGMLSALPFVFGLVAKIVAGVVIDRSGRSATVIMVSAALCALALYLGVHLDNRYMASLSIAIGIGMSSMQIPAVFTLLQGLVQAQAISSAAGVLNGVAVGFGALSPVLIGLSSRLSGGVDAAVYLMIGTVLAGGGLAAILARHRL; encoded by the coding sequence ATGAACAAGAATATCCAATTGACGTGCTCCGCAACCGCACACGCTGCGTTGGAAAAACCGACGAGGCAACGCTTCGTCTTGTTGGCGATCCTCTTTCTGGGCATATCGATTGCCTACCTTGACCGGGTCAATGTGGCCGTCATCGCAGCGAACGAGCAGTTTCTGCAAGACATGGGCATCGCGGGTGACCCGGTCAGTATCGGGTTGATGATGAGCGCGTTCCTGTTCGCCTACGGGCTGGCAAACGTGCTGCTGAGCCCGCTCGGGGACTACCTGGGGCCGCGCAAGGCAATGATCGCGGCCTATCTGATCATCTGTGCGGCATTGCTGATGGGCGGTCTGGCAGCATCGTTCGGGGTGCTGCTGGCCTCCAGGGTTCTGTTGGGCGTCGGCGAGGGGTTGTACTACCCAATGCAGAATACCTTGGTGAAACACTGGTTCCCGCCGGCCGAGCGCGGCAGGGCGAACACAGTCTGGCTGCTTGGCCAGTCTATAGCCCCTGCACTGGCCATGCCGGTCTTTACCTTCTTTGTCAGCCTGTACGCATGGCAGTCGACTTTTCATCTTTCCTTTGTGCTGAGCCTGGTGCCGTTGGTATTGATCACCTGGCTGACCGCCGACAGGCCTGCGATGCACCGGCGGGTCAATGTGGGGGAACGAACCTACATCGAGCAGGCACTGGCCACTGCCGAACCCAGGAAAAGCGAGGTAGGCGCAAGGCTTTCAGCTGGCGGCCGGGGCTTCCTGGTGGATTACCGTTTCTGGCTGCTCATGCTGATCCTGGCCAGTAACTCAATCCTGTCATGGGGCCTGTTGTCATGGTTCCCGACGTACCTCAAGCAGGCGCGGGGGTTTTCCTGGGACTCGATGGGGATGCTCTCTGCATTGCCCTTCGTGTTCGGCCTGGTTGCAAAGATAGTCGCCGGCGTCGTGATTGATCGCTCAGGCCGAAGTGCAACGGTCATCATGGTCTCGGCAGCACTGTGTGCCTTGGCGTTGTACCTGGGGGTGCATCTGGACAACCGCTACATGGCCAGCCTGTCCATTGCCATCGGGATAGGCATGTCGTCCATGCAGATCCCGGCGGTCTTCACCTTGCTTCAAGGCCTGGTGCAGGCTCAGGCCATTTCATCCGCTGCTGGGGTACTCAATGGTGTTGCAGTCGGCTTCGGAGCCCTGTCGCCCGTATTGATTGGCCTGAGTAGCCGTCTGAGTGGCGGGGTCGACGCGGCGGTCTACCTGATGATCGGCACCGTGCTCGCAGGCGGTGGACTGGCGGCGATCCTTGCCAGGCACCGACTCTGA
- a CDS encoding transketolase, protein MNTNTILKPALSLAERAHNIRRHALRMGQVQGQGYVGQALGAAELLAVSYFHALNYRSDDPDWELRDRFYLSIGHYAIALYAALIEARIVPLDELETYGSDDSRLPMSGMAAYTPGMEITGGSLGQGLGIAVGACLGLKRKQSTSFVYNLLSDGELNEGSTWEAVMSASHWKLDNLIAIVDVNNQQADGYSSEILSFEPIVDRWQAFGWFTQRVDGNDIEALVAAFDAARNHTGAQPRVIICDTKMGKGVPFLETREKTHFIRVEEHEWALALNNLEEGKQ, encoded by the coding sequence ATGAATACGAACACTATACTGAAGCCCGCCTTGAGCCTGGCCGAGCGCGCGCACAATATCCGTCGCCATGCGTTGCGCATGGGGCAGGTGCAAGGTCAGGGCTATGTGGGGCAGGCCCTGGGCGCTGCGGAACTGCTGGCAGTCTCTTACTTCCATGCGCTGAACTATCGCTCCGATGATCCTGACTGGGAACTGCGCGACCGCTTCTATCTGTCCATCGGTCATTACGCCATTGCGCTGTATGCCGCCTTGATCGAGGCCCGAATCGTCCCGCTCGATGAGCTGGAAACCTATGGTTCGGACGACAGCCGCCTGCCCATGTCCGGCATGGCCGCGTATACGCCGGGCATGGAAATCACTGGCGGTTCGTTGGGGCAGGGGTTGGGTATTGCGGTTGGCGCTTGCCTGGGCCTCAAACGCAAGCAGTCGACTTCTTTCGTCTACAACCTCTTGTCAGATGGTGAGCTCAATGAAGGCTCCACTTGGGAAGCCGTCATGTCGGCCTCTCACTGGAAGCTCGACAACCTCATCGCCATCGTCGATGTGAACAACCAGCAGGCCGACGGTTATTCCAGCGAAATTCTTTCTTTTGAACCGATCGTCGATCGTTGGCAGGCGTTTGGGTGGTTCACCCAGCGAGTCGATGGCAATGACATCGAAGCCCTGGTCGCAGCGTTCGATGCGGCGCGCAATCACACAGGCGCGCAACCGCGCGTGATCATTTGCGATACGAAGATGGGCAAGGGGGTACCGTTCCTCGAAACGCGGGAAAAGACCCACTTCATACGCGTGGAAGAACATGAATGGGCGTTGGCGCTCAACAATCTCGAAGAAGGAAAACAATGA
- a CDS encoding MFS transporter, with protein sequence MTTLSLEAVSTVRTSAYRKTAWRLMPFLMLCYLCAYLDRVNVGFAKLQMMNDLALSETVYGLGAGMFFIGYFLCEVPSNIILHKVGARVWIARIMITWGIISALFAFVETAWQFYALRFLLGIAEAGLAPGLLLYLTYWFPSYRRARMTVLWFIAIPLSGMVGGPLSGWIMNQFAGVHGWAGWQWMFVLEAVPTVLVGLLVLAYLKDGVHQATWLNDEEKSLVTRELAEDNQQKVTHGSVGEFIRDRRLWLLAGIYFCVVMGQYAITFWLPTLVRNAGVSDPLHIGMLSSLPYLCAIAAMLLVGRSGDKYRERRWHLIIPMIVGAIGLSLAALMGGNVTLSVLSLCLAASGILSATSLFWMLPTTLLGGVSAAAGIAAVNSFANLAGFCSPYLIGWITTQTGSSAIGMYLITAVLLVGASLVLRIPAAAVNR encoded by the coding sequence ATGACTACCTTATCGCTCGAAGCGGTTTCGACCGTGCGTACCTCCGCCTACCGCAAGACCGCCTGGCGCCTGATGCCGTTCCTGATGCTGTGCTACCTCTGCGCCTATCTGGATCGCGTCAATGTCGGTTTCGCCAAGCTGCAGATGATGAACGATCTCGCCTTGAGCGAGACAGTCTACGGCCTGGGTGCGGGTATGTTCTTCATTGGCTATTTTCTCTGCGAAGTTCCCAGCAACATCATCCTTCACAAAGTGGGCGCACGGGTATGGATCGCGCGCATCATGATCACCTGGGGGATCATTTCCGCGCTGTTCGCATTCGTCGAAACAGCGTGGCAGTTCTACGCCCTCCGATTCCTCCTTGGTATCGCCGAGGCAGGCCTTGCGCCAGGGCTGCTGCTGTACCTTACCTACTGGTTCCCTTCCTATCGCCGGGCACGGATGACGGTGTTGTGGTTCATTGCCATCCCACTGTCAGGCATGGTTGGCGGGCCTCTCTCCGGTTGGATCATGAACCAGTTTGCCGGCGTGCACGGTTGGGCCGGTTGGCAGTGGATGTTCGTGCTCGAAGCGGTGCCGACGGTCCTGGTGGGCCTGCTGGTACTGGCTTACCTCAAGGACGGCGTGCACCAGGCCACGTGGCTGAACGACGAAGAAAAGTCCCTGGTTACCCGCGAACTGGCCGAGGACAACCAACAGAAGGTCACTCATGGTTCGGTGGGGGAATTCATCCGCGACCGTCGGTTGTGGTTGCTGGCTGGCATCTACTTCTGCGTGGTCATGGGCCAGTACGCCATTACCTTCTGGCTACCGACCTTGGTGCGTAATGCTGGTGTATCTGACCCGCTGCACATCGGCATGCTGTCCAGCCTGCCTTACCTGTGCGCCATTGCCGCGATGCTGCTGGTCGGTCGCAGCGGCGACAAGTACCGCGAGCGCCGCTGGCATCTGATCATACCGATGATTGTCGGCGCCATCGGGCTCAGCCTGGCCGCATTGATGGGCGGCAACGTGACACTGTCGGTCCTCAGCTTGTGCCTGGCTGCGTCGGGAATCCTCTCGGCCACCTCGCTGTTCTGGATGCTGCCCACCACGCTTCTGGGCGGTGTGTCCGCAGCCGCCGGCATCGCCGCCGTCAACAGCTTTGCCAACCTGGCCGGCTTCTGCTCGCCCTACCTGATTGGATGGATCACTACCCAGACCGGGTCCAGCGCCATCGGCATGTATCTGATTACAGCCGTCCTGCTTGTGGGGGCCTCGTTGGTCCTGCGCATTCCCGCTGCAGCGGTCAATCGTTGA
- a CDS encoding SDR family NAD(P)-dependent oxidoreductase: protein MLLQGKVAIITGAASARGIGRATAATFAQQGARVVILDLDESAARDAAASLGESHLGLAANVADEAQVQRAVATVVEHFGRIDVLINNAGITQPLKTLDIRGADYDKVLDVSLRGTLLMSQAVIPQMREQGSGSIVCMSSVSAQRGGGIFGGPHYSAAKAGVLGLAKAMARELGPDNVRVNSIAPGLIHTDITGGLMQDERRHAIIEGIPLGRLGQAQDVANAALFLASDLSTYLTGITLDVNGGMLIH from the coding sequence ATGCTTCTCCAAGGTAAAGTCGCAATCATCACCGGCGCAGCGTCCGCACGTGGCATTGGCCGTGCCACGGCCGCAACGTTCGCTCAGCAAGGTGCCCGCGTGGTAATCCTCGATCTTGACGAATCTGCCGCCCGCGATGCTGCCGCCTCACTGGGCGAAAGCCATCTGGGCCTGGCGGCGAATGTCGCTGACGAAGCCCAGGTTCAGCGCGCTGTTGCCACGGTTGTCGAACATTTCGGCCGCATTGACGTGTTGATCAATAACGCCGGCATTACCCAGCCGCTGAAGACCCTGGATATCCGTGGCGCTGACTATGACAAGGTGCTGGATGTCAGCCTGCGGGGCACGCTGCTGATGTCGCAGGCGGTGATCCCGCAAATGCGTGAGCAAGGCAGCGGCAGCATCGTATGCATGTCCTCCGTTTCTGCACAGCGCGGCGGGGGCATTTTTGGCGGCCCGCACTACAGTGCCGCAAAGGCCGGCGTGCTGGGCCTTGCCAAGGCGATGGCGCGTGAACTGGGGCCGGACAACGTGCGTGTCAACTCCATCGCACCCGGTTTGATCCACACAGACATCACCGGTGGGCTGATGCAGGATGAACGCCGCCACGCGATCATCGAAGGCATCCCCCTGGGCCGCCTTGGCCAGGCCCAGGATGTCGCCAACGCTGCACTGTTCCTCGCCAGCGACCTCTCTACCTACCTGACCGGCATTACCCTGGATGTCAACGGCGGGATGCTGATTCACTGA
- a CDS encoding alpha/beta hydrolase encodes MSKYNLDPQLELYLQECAQFVSHTDDWQVRRDRFAESGSYFSPAMLGVTVKDEHCQKVPVRIYQPAAAQAGVLPTIMYLHGGGWCVGDHTTHDWFAHAVLSRLNARVIAVGYRLAPEHPFPAPLDDARTVWEALSCGHWGNVDSQALAVVGDSAGATLAAGLCIDLHDRGRPQPRLQGLLYPLLTRRTDLPSMHAFADAPLLSAADVSAALALYAPKPEQYMDPRALPLDAPIRSALAPAFIVAAQYDPLADHAQAYAIGLDKAGVSVEFHVANGMLHGGLRAAKLAESATVFDSLANALGRVFGKAAHDAGLGESQATS; translated from the coding sequence ATGTCCAAGTACAACCTCGATCCGCAACTTGAGCTGTATCTCCAGGAATGTGCCCAGTTCGTGTCGCACACGGATGACTGGCAGGTGCGGCGCGATCGCTTTGCCGAGTCCGGCAGCTACTTTTCCCCGGCAATGCTTGGTGTCACTGTGAAAGACGAACACTGTCAGAAAGTGCCCGTTCGCATCTATCAGCCTGCAGCAGCGCAGGCGGGTGTCTTGCCGACGATTATGTATTTGCACGGTGGCGGCTGGTGCGTTGGCGACCACACCACCCATGACTGGTTCGCCCACGCCGTGCTGTCTCGCCTGAACGCCAGGGTCATAGCTGTGGGCTACCGACTTGCTCCTGAGCACCCGTTCCCAGCGCCGTTGGATGATGCGCGCACGGTGTGGGAGGCGCTATCCTGTGGTCACTGGGGCAACGTCGATAGTCAGGCCCTGGCTGTGGTCGGCGATAGCGCTGGTGCAACGCTGGCGGCCGGTCTGTGTATCGACCTGCACGACCGTGGCCGACCCCAACCTCGCCTGCAAGGGCTGCTCTACCCCCTGCTCACACGCCGGACCGATTTGCCCTCCATGCACGCTTTCGCTGATGCGCCCCTATTGAGTGCGGCCGATGTAAGCGCAGCGCTGGCGCTTTATGCGCCGAAGCCAGAACAGTATATGGATCCCAGGGCGTTGCCGTTGGATGCACCCATCCGATCTGCACTAGCCCCAGCTTTCATCGTGGCCGCGCAATATGATCCGCTCGCCGACCATGCGCAGGCCTATGCAATCGGATTGGACAAAGCTGGCGTGTCGGTTGAATTTCACGTAGCCAACGGCATGCTCCATGGCGGACTGAGAGCAGCCAAATTGGCGGAAAGTGCGACTGTATTCGACAGTCTGGCCAACGCGCTGGGCCGGGTCTTCGGTAAGGCGGCCCACGACGCAGGCTTGGGTGAAAGTCAGGCTACGTCTTGA
- a CDS encoding transketolase family protein produces MMSKPNSSTSTAEPTKKRLTTSAMIASIAAEGQATRSAPFGHALAALAEQRPEIVGLSADLSKYTDLHIFAKAHPDRFYQMGMAEQLLMSAAAGMAREGFVPFATTYAVFASRRAYDFICMAIAEENLNVKIVCGLPGLTTGYGPSHQATDDLAIFRAMPNLMIVDPCDAVEIEQAVPAIAAHQGPVYMRLLRGNVPVVLDEYGYKFEIGKAKTLRTGRDVLIISTGLMTMRSLEAASKLQADGVDVAVLHVPTIKPLDEQTILAEAKQSGRLVVTAENSSIIGGLGEAVAGLLMRNGVTPTFRQIALPDAFLDAGALPTLHDRYGISTDAVCAQIKAWL; encoded by the coding sequence ATGATGAGCAAGCCGAATAGTTCTACTTCGACTGCCGAGCCAACCAAGAAGCGCCTGACCACCTCGGCCATGATCGCCTCGATCGCCGCTGAGGGCCAAGCGACCCGCTCGGCGCCCTTTGGCCATGCCCTGGCTGCGCTGGCTGAGCAGCGCCCTGAAATTGTCGGACTGTCCGCAGACCTGTCCAAATACACCGACCTGCATATTTTTGCCAAGGCGCACCCGGACCGCTTTTACCAGATGGGCATGGCCGAGCAACTGTTGATGAGCGCGGCCGCGGGCATGGCACGGGAGGGGTTCGTACCCTTCGCCACAACCTACGCCGTATTTGCCTCGCGGCGCGCCTACGATTTCATCTGTATGGCAATCGCCGAAGAGAATTTGAATGTGAAGATCGTCTGCGGGCTACCCGGGCTTACGACCGGTTATGGTCCAAGCCACCAGGCGACCGACGATCTTGCCATCTTCCGAGCGATGCCAAATCTGATGATCGTCGATCCTTGCGACGCCGTGGAGATCGAACAGGCAGTTCCGGCGATCGCTGCTCACCAAGGGCCAGTCTACATGCGCCTGCTGCGCGGCAATGTACCGGTGGTGCTTGATGAATACGGATACAAATTCGAAATCGGCAAGGCGAAGACCCTGCGCACCGGCAGAGACGTGCTCATCATCTCCACCGGGCTGATGACCATGCGCTCGCTCGAAGCGGCCAGCAAGCTCCAAGCCGATGGTGTCGACGTTGCGGTGTTGCACGTGCCGACCATCAAGCCTCTGGACGAACAGACCATCCTGGCCGAAGCGAAGCAATCCGGACGGCTGGTGGTGACCGCCGAGAACAGCAGCATTATCGGTGGCCTGGGTGAAGCGGTTGCCGGGTTGTTGATGCGCAACGGCGTTACGCCAACCTTCCGCCAGATCGCGCTTCCTGACGCGTTTCTCGATGCCGGCGCCTTGCCGACATTGCATGACCGCTACGGCATATCGACTGACGCTGTATGCGCTCAGATCAAAGCCTGGCTTTGA
- a CDS encoding SDR family NAD(P)-dependent oxidoreductase, translating into MIRFENKVAIVTGAAGGIGSAIAAKLASEGAKVVISDVNLAAAKQVAEDIQKDGGHALAIAADISQGDACRELINQTFAEFGKIDVLVNNAGINRRGDLLALTEEDWSVSFAVNLDSMFHLCRAVLPLMIEAGGGAIVNTASQWGLYPAPGHIAYNVTKAAVASFTQNLARDYAPHKVRVNAVCPGEIHTPMLEAGVKRSGRSIADLDKMVPFGRIGKPSEVAALVAFLASDEAAFMCGSLVEITGAQPVA; encoded by the coding sequence GAATAAAGTAGCCATCGTAACCGGCGCTGCAGGCGGCATCGGGTCGGCCATCGCGGCAAAGCTGGCGAGCGAAGGCGCCAAGGTGGTGATAAGCGACGTAAATCTGGCTGCGGCCAAACAGGTCGCCGAGGATATCCAGAAAGACGGGGGGCACGCGCTGGCAATTGCTGCCGACATTTCACAAGGCGACGCCTGTCGCGAGCTGATCAACCAGACCTTTGCCGAGTTCGGCAAGATCGATGTCCTGGTGAACAATGCGGGGATCAACCGTCGTGGCGACCTGCTGGCCTTGACCGAGGAAGACTGGAGCGTCAGCTTTGCTGTCAACCTGGACTCCATGTTCCATCTGTGCCGGGCGGTGCTCCCGCTGATGATCGAGGCAGGTGGTGGCGCCATCGTCAATACGGCCTCGCAGTGGGGCCTGTACCCGGCGCCGGGACACATCGCGTACAACGTGACGAAAGCTGCAGTGGCATCCTTTACGCAGAACCTGGCACGCGACTACGCACCTCACAAGGTCCGGGTAAACGCTGTTTGCCCCGGCGAAATTCACACACCGATGCTGGAGGCCGGTGTCAAACGTTCAGGCCGCAGCATTGCCGATCTCGACAAGATGGTGCCGTTCGGACGTATCGGTAAACCCTCCGAAGTTGCAGCACTGGTCGCATTCCTGGCATCGGACGAAGCGGCCTTCATGTGTGGATCGCTGGTAGAAATCACCGGCGCCCAGCCTGTCGCCTGA
- a CDS encoding amidohydrolase, producing MNVTSRGPFMPHDNHALDLDRLRAFRHDLHRHPELRYQEHRTAEKISQYLTSLGIVHVSGIASTGIVASVHGKGRSAANPGPAIGIRADMDALPLQESNAFDHASAVPGCMHACGHDGHTTMLLGAAALLAANRDFDGTVHLIFQPAEEGGAGARAMLDEQLFERFPCQAVFALHNWPALPQGQMAVRVGPIMAAAQQFGIIVKGRGGHAALPHETVDPLVVACFIVTQLQTLVSRRVDPLQAAVLTIGRVEAGSSANIIPGEARIQGTCRSLDNQVQRTLLEGIERVACLVAQAHGATAEVVIKPGGYPVTDNHADQARLMGQVMAEMVGEDHVDTHVAPAMTSEDFAFMLQEVPGAYGWIGNGHAEAGLHHPEYDFNDENLSLGARFWDRLARRWFERA from the coding sequence GTGAACGTAACCAGCCGCGGACCTTTTATGCCTCATGACAATCACGCCTTGGATCTCGATCGCCTTCGTGCTTTCCGTCACGACCTTCATCGACATCCTGAACTGCGCTACCAGGAGCACCGTACTGCTGAAAAAATCAGCCAGTACCTGACCTCGCTAGGCATTGTCCATGTCAGCGGAATCGCCAGCACCGGCATCGTCGCCAGCGTGCATGGCAAAGGCCGCTCAGCGGCCAACCCCGGCCCTGCCATCGGCATTCGAGCCGATATGGACGCCTTGCCCTTGCAAGAGTCGAACGCGTTCGACCATGCCAGTGCAGTGCCTGGCTGCATGCATGCCTGCGGCCACGACGGGCATACGACAATGCTGCTCGGCGCAGCGGCGCTGCTGGCAGCCAATCGCGATTTCGATGGCACCGTACATTTGATTTTCCAACCCGCAGAAGAGGGCGGGGCGGGTGCGCGCGCGATGCTCGACGAACAACTGTTTGAGCGCTTCCCTTGCCAGGCAGTATTCGCCCTGCACAACTGGCCTGCTTTGCCCCAAGGGCAGATGGCGGTGCGGGTCGGGCCGATCATGGCGGCAGCCCAGCAGTTCGGGATCATCGTCAAGGGCAGGGGCGGACATGCTGCACTGCCGCATGAAACGGTCGATCCCCTGGTGGTCGCCTGCTTCATCGTGACCCAGTTGCAGACCTTGGTTTCACGCCGGGTCGACCCCTTACAGGCGGCAGTGCTGACCATTGGCCGGGTAGAGGCGGGGAGCTCGGCCAATATCATCCCCGGCGAAGCGCGCATCCAGGGCACCTGCCGCAGCCTCGACAACCAGGTCCAGCGTACGTTGCTCGAAGGGATCGAGCGCGTGGCCTGCCTGGTGGCCCAGGCGCATGGCGCTACTGCTGAGGTGGTCATCAAGCCAGGCGGGTACCCCGTGACAGACAATCACGCGGACCAGGCCCGGCTGATGGGGCAGGTCATGGCAGAGATGGTCGGCGAGGACCATGTCGATACCCATGTGGCACCGGCAATGACCTCCGAGGACTTCGCATTCATGTTGCAGGAAGTCCCGGGCGCTTACGGCTGGATCGGTAACGGCCACGCAGAGGCGGGCTTGCACCATCCCGAATACGACTTCAACGACGAGAACCTGTCCCTCGGCGCGCGGTTCTGGGATCGCCTTGCCCGCCGCTGGTTTGAGCGAGCCTGA
- a CDS encoding OprD family outer membrane porin, producing the protein MRFAVASTLALSLGCASVPAAEPGPGGFFAGAKANLNLRTFGFRNDNLDGTGAPSRTEEWAQGFVVKFQSGFTPGGIGYGVDALALAGVTLDSGRGRHVGSSMIPSDGGRAEKNWARLAPTFKARLASTELRYGALVPQLPVLMANDGRVLPQTFEGLQITSEAIDRLLLTGGRITRAVGRGSTDRTGLSVAGGIRESDAFYYGGADWAVDDALKAQYYFAKLDDYYSQHFFGAIHHLQLGENSELVTDARVFSTRSSGANSTAEGRAGGYVAGGYTEGDTGKIDNRTWSISSEYRHAGHALMIGYQAVSSGSNFVQPNQGSLEGKGAGGASTYLLTDRFIQGFNRAGERTAFAQYGFDFTAVGVVGLKASVMYLKGTDADTLAGGSAAEWERDLVVDYVIQGGPLKGIGLGWRNALSHSELSRNQDLNRLFVTYNIPLL; encoded by the coding sequence ATGCGCTTCGCTGTAGCGTCGACGCTGGCCCTGTCACTTGGATGCGCGTCAGTTCCGGCGGCCGAACCTGGCCCCGGCGGCTTCTTTGCAGGCGCCAAGGCCAACCTCAACCTAAGAACATTCGGTTTCAGAAACGATAACCTGGACGGTACCGGTGCTCCTTCCCGAACAGAGGAGTGGGCACAAGGTTTCGTGGTGAAGTTCCAGTCAGGTTTCACACCTGGCGGCATCGGATATGGGGTCGACGCTCTAGCGCTTGCAGGCGTGACGCTCGATAGCGGGCGGGGGCGGCATGTTGGCAGCTCGATGATACCGAGCGATGGCGGTCGAGCCGAGAAGAACTGGGCTCGGCTTGCGCCCACGTTCAAGGCTCGCCTGGCCAGCACCGAACTGCGCTACGGTGCGCTTGTACCGCAACTTCCGGTACTGATGGCCAATGACGGCCGGGTGCTGCCGCAAACCTTCGAAGGGCTGCAAATCACCTCTGAGGCCATTGATCGGCTACTGCTGACCGGCGGGAGAATTACCCGGGCGGTGGGGCGCGGATCCACTGACCGGACCGGTTTGTCTGTGGCAGGCGGCATCCGGGAATCTGACGCCTTCTACTATGGCGGTGCAGACTGGGCGGTAGACGATGCACTCAAGGCGCAGTACTACTTCGCCAAGCTCGATGACTACTACTCGCAGCATTTTTTCGGTGCGATTCATCACCTGCAACTGGGGGAGAACAGCGAACTGGTCACCGATGCACGGGTCTTCAGCACGCGCTCATCGGGTGCCAACAGCACTGCGGAAGGTCGAGCCGGCGGATATGTCGCCGGCGGATATACCGAGGGCGACACTGGCAAGATCGACAACCGGACCTGGTCGATCAGCAGCGAATATCGGCATGCTGGGCATGCACTGATGATTGGCTACCAGGCGGTATCCAGCGGCAGCAACTTCGTCCAGCCCAACCAGGGAAGCCTCGAAGGCAAAGGCGCTGGAGGCGCCAGCACCTACCTGCTGACCGACCGTTTCATTCAAGGCTTCAACCGCGCCGGAGAGCGAACGGCATTCGCCCAGTATGGGTTCGATTTTACTGCGGTCGGCGTTGTTGGGTTGAAGGCCTCGGTGATGTACCTGAAGGGCACGGATGCGGACACCTTGGCTGGAGGTTCGGCCGCGGAGTGGGAACGCGATCTGGTGGTTGACTATGTTATCCAGGGCGGGCCCTTGAAAGGTATCGGTCTGGGTTGGCGCAATGCGCTATCGCACAGCGAGCTGTCGCGTAATCAGGATTTGAATCGTCTCTTCGTGACATACAACATACCGCTGTTGTAA
- a CDS encoding LysR substrate-binding domain-containing protein: MRSVNDTASPLPPLKTIQAFEQAARFGNVARAAEVLDLTPSAVSHQLAKLEAMIGRQLFVRGARGVALTSVGQQYLKDVSGILHSLAIATERASSDVSLDCLRLHSSPSFGLLWLMPRLEAFREEYPSIQINLSCSYEALHFSRDKIDVDIRHGDPNWPSYEVRTVSNETFEVLAAPKLLARHPVHDASDLLDCDLILSEATLLRWPAWFAQHGLARPEKPYALSFDRSYMSLEAASHGLGFALESGLLAQKYLEAGTLVKVAPEALGAPVAAHHLVFPKAHAAFPRVRCFLHWVEKELGHQFVF; the protein is encoded by the coding sequence ATGCGCTCGGTAAACGACACGGCATCGCCGCTGCCACCGCTCAAGACCATCCAGGCTTTCGAGCAGGCCGCCCGGTTCGGCAACGTTGCCCGAGCTGCCGAGGTGCTGGACTTGACCCCATCGGCGGTCAGTCATCAGCTTGCCAAACTCGAGGCCATGATCGGCAGACAACTGTTCGTGCGTGGTGCACGTGGCGTAGCCCTTACCTCGGTTGGCCAGCAGTACCTGAAAGACGTCTCGGGTATCCTCCACAGCCTTGCCATCGCGACCGAACGTGCCAGCAGCGATGTCAGCCTCGACTGCCTGCGGCTGCACTCTTCACCGAGTTTCGGCCTGCTCTGGCTGATGCCGCGTCTCGAAGCGTTTCGCGAAGAGTACCCGTCCATTCAGATCAATTTGTCATGCTCGTACGAGGCGCTGCATTTCAGCCGTGACAAGATCGACGTGGACATTCGCCATGGCGACCCGAACTGGCCCAGTTACGAAGTGCGCACGGTGAGTAACGAGACCTTCGAGGTGCTGGCGGCACCCAAGCTCCTCGCCCGCCACCCCGTGCATGATGCCAGCGACCTGCTCGATTGCGACCTGATCCTGTCCGAGGCGACCTTGTTGAGGTGGCCGGCGTGGTTTGCCCAGCATGGGCTGGCACGGCCTGAAAAACCCTATGCGCTGAGTTTCGACCGTTCCTACATGAGCCTGGAGGCCGCCAGCCACGGCCTTGGCTTCGCTTTGGAAAGTGGCTTACTCGCGCAGAAATACCTGGAAGCCGGGACCTTGGTGAAAGTGGCACCCGAGGCACTGGGTGCACCGGTCGCTGCGCACCATCTGGTGTTTCCCAAGGCCCACGCAGCCTTTCCCAGGGTGCGGTGTTTTCTGCACTGGGTAGAGAAGGAACTGGGGCACCAGTTCGTTTTCTGA